In Burkholderia gladioli, a genomic segment contains:
- a CDS encoding NUDIX domain-containing protein: MAELPNHDDKLTEVCVESESILDGHFLKVKRDTVRLPDGKHATREYIRHPGAVMVIPLFDDGRVLMESQFRYPIGKVMAEYPAGKLDPQEGSLACAVRELREETGYTAREYFYLTRIHPIISYSTEFIDIYLAKGLTAGERQLDEGEFLETFTATVPELLEWIRTGQISDVKTIIGTMWLEKALSGSWPLGAAEHA; this comes from the coding sequence ATGGCCGAATTACCGAATCACGACGACAAACTGACCGAAGTCTGCGTCGAAAGCGAATCCATTCTCGACGGCCATTTCCTGAAAGTGAAGCGCGACACGGTGCGCCTGCCCGACGGCAAGCACGCGACGCGCGAGTACATCCGCCATCCGGGCGCCGTGATGGTGATCCCGTTGTTCGACGATGGCCGCGTGCTGATGGAAAGCCAGTTCCGCTATCCGATCGGCAAGGTGATGGCCGAGTACCCGGCCGGCAAGCTCGATCCGCAGGAAGGCTCGCTGGCTTGCGCGGTGCGCGAACTGCGCGAGGAAACCGGTTATACGGCGCGCGAGTATTTCTACCTGACGCGCATTCATCCGATCATTTCCTACTCGACCGAATTCATCGACATCTATCTCGCGAAGGGCCTGACGGCCGGCGAGCGCCAGCTCGACGAGGGCGAATTCCTCGAGACCTTCACGGCCACCGTGCCCGAGCTGCTCGAATGGATCCGCACCGGCCAGATCAGCGACGTGAAGACCATCATCGGCACCATGTGGCTGGAGAAGGCCTTGTCGGGAAGCTGGCCGCTCGGCGCGGCCGAGCACGCCTGA
- a CDS encoding DUF2818 family protein, protein MSAAGWFIVLLALLGANLPFVNQRAFAFIPVGAAARKSGWWRIAEMIVLYFVVGVLGFWLESRAGNRFEQGWQFYAITFSLFVVFAFPGFTFQYLVKRR, encoded by the coding sequence ATGTCGGCAGCCGGTTGGTTCATCGTGTTGTTGGCGCTGCTGGGCGCCAACCTGCCGTTCGTGAATCAGCGGGCCTTCGCCTTCATCCCGGTCGGCGCCGCTGCCCGCAAGAGCGGGTGGTGGCGGATCGCCGAGATGATCGTGCTGTACTTCGTGGTCGGCGTGCTCGGCTTCTGGCTCGAGTCCCGCGCCGGCAACCGCTTCGAACAAGGCTGGCAGTTCTACGCGATCACCTTCAGCCTGTTCGTGGTGTTCGCGTTCCCCGGCTTCACGTTCCAGTATCTCGTCAAACGACGTTGA
- a CDS encoding acyl-CoA dehydrogenase family protein, with translation MDLDHSPADDAFRVEVRTWLEANLPRTLRDKVLNHKRLSREDYLNWHRRLATRGWSAPAWPVEYGGPGWDATRRFIWDEECARAGTPSPLTFGVSMVGPVLMKYGNEAQKRHYLPRILDGSDWWCQGYSEPGSGSDLASLRTRAERRGDHYLVNGQKTWTTLGQYADMMFCLVRTDTAVKKQEGISFLLIDMKTPGITVRPIITLDEEHEVNEVFFEDVLVPVENLVGEENRGWTYAKYLLGHERTSIARVGTSKRELRFLKRIAAGQRRNGRSLLEDPVFAARVASLEIDLMALEVTALRVVSQEASGRGPGPEASMLKIKGSEIQQALTELMVDAIGPLAAPFHPAFLEGERDRAVSGDDDAAPLAAYYFNFRKTSIYGGSNEIQKNIIAQMILGL, from the coding sequence ATGGATCTGGACCATTCCCCCGCCGACGACGCGTTCCGCGTCGAAGTTCGCACCTGGCTCGAGGCCAACCTGCCTCGCACGCTGCGCGACAAGGTACTCAATCACAAACGTCTGTCCCGCGAGGATTATCTTAACTGGCATCGCCGTCTCGCGACGCGCGGCTGGTCGGCGCCCGCCTGGCCCGTCGAATACGGCGGCCCGGGCTGGGACGCGACGCGGCGCTTCATCTGGGACGAGGAGTGTGCCCGCGCGGGCACGCCGTCGCCGCTGACCTTCGGCGTGTCGATGGTCGGGCCCGTGCTGATGAAATATGGCAACGAGGCCCAGAAGCGCCATTATCTGCCGCGCATCCTCGACGGCAGCGACTGGTGGTGCCAGGGTTACTCCGAGCCCGGCTCGGGTTCCGACCTCGCCTCGCTGCGCACGCGCGCCGAACGGCGCGGCGATCACTATCTCGTCAACGGCCAGAAGACCTGGACCACGCTCGGCCAATATGCCGACATGATGTTCTGCCTGGTGCGCACCGATACGGCCGTGAAGAAGCAGGAGGGCATCTCCTTCCTGCTGATCGACATGAAGACGCCGGGCATCACGGTGAGGCCGATCATCACGCTCGACGAGGAGCATGAAGTCAACGAGGTGTTCTTCGAGGACGTGCTGGTGCCGGTCGAGAACCTCGTCGGCGAGGAGAACCGCGGCTGGACCTATGCCAAGTACCTGCTCGGCCACGAGCGCACCAGCATCGCGCGCGTCGGCACCTCGAAGCGTGAACTGCGCTTCCTCAAGCGCATCGCGGCCGGGCAGCGCCGCAACGGCCGCTCCCTCCTGGAGGATCCGGTGTTCGCCGCCCGCGTGGCCTCGCTGGAAATCGACCTGATGGCGCTGGAGGTGACCGCGCTGCGCGTGGTCAGCCAGGAAGCGAGCGGGCGAGGGCCGGGCCCCGAGGCCTCGATGCTGAAGATCAAGGGCTCCGAGATCCAGCAGGCGCTGACCGAGCTGATGGTCGACGCGATCGGGCCGCTCGCCGCGCCGTTCCATCCGGCCTTCCTCGAGGGAGAGCGCGATCGCGCGGTGAGCGGCGACGACGACGCGGCACCGCTTGCCGCCTATTACTTCAATTTCCGCAAGACCTCGATCTACGGCGGGTCGAACGAAATCCAGAAGAACATCATCGCGCAGATGATCCTGGGCCTCTGA
- a CDS encoding acyl-CoA dehydrogenase family protein, producing MDFTFSEEQQQFADALRRYLGQRYGFETRQAIVASREGVSDEQWRAFAELGLTALPVPEASGGLGGGALDMLVAMQALGAALVVEPYWATAVGAEALQLAASEHQADRALLARVAGGEARLAVAFDEPGARYELLAIDSRAEPVGDGFRLSGSKALVRHGAQAQAWIVPARQPDGAIALFLVERGAAGADVEDYRTIDGQRAATLRFSSAPARRLVDGSRGAETLERIADYGIVLLCAEAIGALDALNRATLDYTRTREQFGTPIARFQVLQHRMVDMLIHTEQARSLAYLAALRYADDDANQRRRAVSAAKVRVGQAARFVGQQAIQLHGGMGMTNEVAAAHLFKRLSIIDLTLGDVDHHTARFVSLPDFFEYDAA from the coding sequence ATGGACTTCACTTTCAGCGAAGAACAGCAGCAATTCGCCGACGCGTTGCGCCGTTATCTCGGCCAGCGCTACGGTTTCGAGACGCGCCAGGCGATCGTCGCCTCGCGCGAGGGCGTATCCGACGAGCAATGGCGGGCGTTCGCGGAGCTGGGGCTGACCGCCTTGCCGGTACCGGAGGCGAGCGGCGGCCTGGGCGGCGGCGCGCTCGACATGCTGGTGGCCATGCAGGCGCTGGGCGCCGCACTGGTGGTCGAGCCGTATTGGGCGACGGCGGTCGGTGCCGAGGCGCTGCAGCTCGCGGCCAGCGAGCATCAAGCCGATCGAGCGCTGCTGGCACGCGTGGCCGGCGGCGAGGCGCGCCTGGCGGTTGCCTTCGACGAACCCGGCGCGCGCTACGAGCTGCTCGCCATCGATTCGCGTGCGGAGCCGGTCGGCGACGGCTTCCGGCTCAGCGGCAGCAAGGCGCTGGTTCGTCACGGCGCCCAGGCGCAGGCCTGGATCGTGCCGGCCCGGCAGCCCGATGGCGCGATCGCGTTGTTCCTGGTCGAGCGCGGTGCCGCCGGTGCCGATGTCGAGGATTACCGAACCATCGACGGCCAGCGCGCGGCGACGCTGCGTTTCTCGAGCGCGCCCGCGCGCCGGCTCGTCGACGGCAGCCGCGGTGCCGAAACGCTGGAACGGATCGCCGATTACGGTATCGTGCTGCTCTGTGCCGAGGCGATCGGCGCGCTGGACGCGCTCAATCGCGCGACGCTCGACTACACCCGCACGCGCGAGCAGTTCGGCACGCCGATCGCGCGTTTCCAGGTGCTGCAGCACCGCATGGTCGACATGCTGATCCACACCGAGCAGGCGCGCTCGCTGGCTTATCTGGCGGCGCTGCGCTATGCCGACGACGACGCCAATCAACGGCGCCGCGCGGTATCTGCCGCGAAAGTGCGGGTGGGGCAAGCCGCGCGTTTCGTCGGGCAGCAGGCGATCCAGCTGCATGGCGGGATGGGCATGACCAACGAGGTCGCGGCGGCCCATCTGTTCAAGCGACTGTCGATCATCGACCTGACGCTCGGCGATGTCGATCACCACACGGCGCGATTTGTCTCGCTGCCGGATTTTTTCGAATACGATGCGGCCTGA
- a CDS encoding DUF1178 family protein translates to MKVLDLQCTHGHRFEGWFASSDDFESQLSRKLVECPVCGATEISRMPSAPRLNLSGATKEKAPATDPRQMQAQLMRALREVLDKTENVGERFAEEARRIHYNEAPARNIRGVTSAEDARALVEEGIDVMPLPVPAALKEPLQ, encoded by the coding sequence ATGAAGGTCCTCGATTTACAGTGCACGCACGGCCATCGCTTCGAAGGCTGGTTTGCGTCTTCCGATGATTTCGAATCGCAGCTGTCCCGCAAGCTGGTCGAATGTCCGGTTTGCGGGGCGACCGAAATCAGCAGGATGCCGTCGGCGCCGCGCCTGAACCTGTCAGGCGCGACGAAGGAAAAGGCGCCGGCAACCGATCCGCGGCAGATGCAGGCGCAGCTGATGCGCGCCTTGCGCGAGGTACTGGACAAGACCGAGAACGTGGGCGAGCGCTTCGCCGAGGAAGCGCGACGCATCCATTACAACGAGGCGCCTGCGCGCAATATTCGCGGCGTGACCTCGGCCGAGGATGCGCGCGCCCTCGTCGAGGAAGGCATCGACGTGATGCCGCTACCGGTGCCGGCCGCACTGAAAGAGCCGCTGCAATGA